From a single Verrucomicrobiota bacterium JB022 genomic region:
- a CDS encoding response regulator, whose translation MKELRSVLILDDDKIILIALRETVAPEGYEVVTADRPHDAIKLMEEREFSIIISDQRMPEMTGLEFFEHAKRLQPNASRILITGVLTLNTIIQAVNEGEIFRFVAKPWIREEIIATLHNAQQRYTLITANQRLQEDALQLNDTLTETNAKLEEKYEELKGIHKELDAAHLALSNNFDKSLQLYLKLLDSFNPLLAEETRTIAELCQRMIEHPNFPDADAHTLKVSAWLKNIGMLSVHRDLILRFRNRRGELTDDEVTRIEHTPIYAQSLASFVDHLKDVGVTIRAQYERWDGKGFPDGLAGNLIPRPARFLQVAVFYVECGLSREDALAMILDESGARFAPEAVQIFVEATRPARLPRTLRELSPAELRTGMVLAKDVYSAAGLLLIPAGKTLDQHLIKKVRDINEACELNHRLIVYN comes from the coding sequence ATGAAAGAGCTGCGTTCAGTCCTCATCCTCGATGACGACAAAATCATTCTGATCGCCCTGCGGGAAACGGTGGCGCCGGAAGGATACGAGGTCGTCACGGCCGATCGCCCGCACGATGCCATCAAGCTGATGGAAGAGCGCGAGTTTTCGATCATCATCTCCGACCAGCGTATGCCGGAGATGACAGGGCTCGAATTTTTCGAGCATGCCAAGCGCCTGCAGCCCAACGCCTCCCGCATCCTCATCACGGGGGTGTTGACGCTCAACACCATCATCCAGGCCGTCAACGAAGGCGAGATCTTCCGCTTCGTGGCCAAGCCCTGGATCCGGGAGGAGATCATTGCCACCCTCCACAACGCCCAGCAGCGCTACACCCTCATTACCGCCAACCAACGCCTGCAGGAAGACGCCCTGCAGCTCAACGACACGTTGACGGAAACCAACGCCAAGCTGGAGGAGAAATACGAGGAGCTGAAGGGCATCCACAAGGAGCTGGATGCCGCGCACCTGGCGCTGAGCAACAATTTCGACAAGTCGCTCCAGCTTTACCTGAAGCTGCTCGACAGCTTCAACCCGCTGCTGGCCGAGGAGACGCGCACCATTGCCGAGCTGTGCCAGCGCATGATCGAGCATCCCAACTTCCCCGATGCCGATGCCCATACGCTCAAGGTCAGTGCATGGCTCAAGAACATCGGGATGCTCAGCGTCCATCGCGACTTGATCCTGCGCTTCCGCAATCGTCGGGGGGAGCTAACGGACGACGAGGTGACGCGGATTGAGCACACGCCTATTTATGCCCAGTCTCTAGCGTCGTTTGTCGACCACCTCAAGGACGTGGGCGTGACCATTCGTGCCCAGTACGAGCGTTGGGACGGCAAGGGCTTTCCCGATGGGCTGGCGGGCAACCTGATCCCCCGCCCCGCGCGGTTCCTGCAGGTGGCCGTCTTTTACGTGGAGTGCGGGCTTTCACGCGAAGATGCCCTGGCGATGATTCTGGACGAGTCTGGCGCGCGCTTTGCTCCGGAGGCGGTGCAAATCTTTGTCGAGGCCACCCGCCCGGCCCGCCTGCCCCGCACTTTGCGGGAGTTGAGCCCGGCGGAGCTGCGCACCGGCATGGTTTTGGCCAAGGATGTCTACAGCGCCGCCGGCCTGCTGCTGATCCCTGCCGGCAAGACGCTGGATCAGCATCTGATCAAAAAGGTGCGCGACATCAATGAGGCCTGCGAACTCAACCACCGCCTGATTGTTTACAATTAA
- a CDS encoding chemotaxis protein CheW has protein sequence MPTTDVAPTEKKKVFQGGKFLTFRLCDESYGIAVLKIREIIRLQKITPVPQMPHYTRGVINLRGKIIPVIDMRLKFALPKGIEDERTCIVVVQVNIRGDEQVSVGLIVDAVEEVTTISGDHIEKNPELGTTRKNEYIHGIAKIDQEVKTLLDIDKLIAEEDVVRM, from the coding sequence ATGCCGACCACGGACGTAGCACCCACGGAAAAGAAAAAAGTTTTTCAAGGTGGCAAATTTCTCACCTTCCGCCTCTGCGATGAATCTTATGGCATCGCGGTGCTGAAGATCCGCGAGATCATCCGCCTCCAAAAGATCACGCCGGTGCCGCAAATGCCGCACTACACACGTGGCGTTATCAACCTTCGCGGCAAGATCATCCCCGTGATCGACATGCGCCTGAAGTTTGCCCTGCCCAAGGGCATCGAAGACGAGCGCACGTGCATCGTCGTCGTGCAGGTCAATATCCGGGGCGACGAGCAAGTCTCCGTCGGCCTGATCGTGGATGCGGTGGAAGAAGTCACCACCATCTCCGGCGACCATATCGAAAAGAACCCGGAGCTGGGCACCACCCGCAAGAACGAGTACATCCACGGCATCGCCAAGATCGACCAGGAGGTGAAGACCTTGCTGGATATCGACAAGCTGATCGCCGAGGAAGACGTCGTGCGCATGTAA
- a CDS encoding chemotaxis protein CheD → MSVSSVATPTNPANNGGAPSLGSLLSERIVVGVGDMAVSNRAYITISTYALGSCVGVIAYDPAVQTGGILHLMLPESKLSPERARQHPAVFADTGIPQFLKNLVSLGARPGRMVVFIGGGALTLNQDNDLFKIGERNVAATRQILAHEGIQPKYSSVGGNANRSVHLEIGTGKMTLRMPQGTKSVVLG, encoded by the coding sequence ATGTCTGTTTCTTCGGTAGCAACGCCCACCAACCCTGCCAACAACGGAGGCGCCCCCAGCCTTGGGTCGCTCCTCTCCGAACGGATCGTTGTTGGCGTCGGTGACATGGCCGTCTCGAATCGCGCCTACATCACGATCAGCACCTATGCGCTGGGTTCCTGCGTCGGCGTGATCGCTTACGATCCGGCGGTCCAGACGGGGGGCATCCTGCACTTGATGCTGCCGGAGAGCAAACTCTCCCCCGAGCGCGCCCGCCAGCACCCGGCCGTTTTTGCCGACACGGGCATCCCGCAGTTCCTGAAGAACCTGGTGTCTCTCGGCGCACGCCCCGGCCGCATGGTCGTCTTTATCGGCGGCGGCGCGCTGACGCTCAATCAGGACAACGACCTCTTCAAGATCGGCGAACGCAATGTGGCGGCCACCCGCCAGATCCTGGCGCACGAGGGTATCCAGCCCAAGTATTCGTCCGTCGGCGGCAACGCCAACCGCAGCGTGCACCTCGAGATCGGCACCGGCAAGATGACCTTGCGCATGCCGCAGGGCACCAAGTCGGTCGTGCTCGGGTAG
- a CDS encoding sigma-54 dependent transcriptional regulator has product MAFEKILVVDDDLIIRKTLTAHLQKQHYKVANAENIADALKILQQDAFDLILLDERLPDGMGSDLLGDVKQTASSSAFTVMMSGYATLDGALQCMRQGAFDYIVKPFSLEQIDVALKRAENYDQLVRVNQYYTKELNPKSELLGQSPAVLQLKKVIRKVAATEATVLVLGENGTGKELVANELHRLSNLADRPFIKVNCAAISESLIESEFFGHEKGAFTGAAARKPGRFELADGGTILLDEIGEISPRIQAKLLRVLQEREFERVGGTKTISVKVRVIATTNRDLLEAVRRGEFREDLYYRLSVFPIDVPSLRERGEDILLLARSFAQRFAQKHRQAGKGFTPDAEQRLMQHPWPGNVRELHNTIERAVILTEPNQPIEVISLHLPRPRQAAPSPYGAPPAGGYPPAGVYGGYPHGVGDTPPIVNGGTFAAGSQPPPGYGFPYPGYMPPNAGYPQYPQTPPPQHYAPPPAQMPPPEPSRTVPTMPDPLDFGDDDDEAADEKPVTPRAAATPSPETDSGELMSLEDLERRQILKALEVTEGNRAKAAEMLKISTRTLRNKINQYRDEGLVIE; this is encoded by the coding sequence ATGGCATTCGAAAAGATATTGGTGGTCGATGACGACCTGATCATCCGCAAGACCTTGACGGCCCACCTGCAAAAGCAGCACTACAAGGTCGCCAACGCGGAGAATATTGCCGACGCGCTCAAGATCCTGCAGCAAGACGCTTTCGACCTGATCCTGCTCGACGAGCGTTTGCCCGACGGGATGGGCTCGGACTTGCTGGGAGACGTGAAACAGACGGCTTCGTCCAGCGCCTTCACGGTCATGATGTCGGGCTATGCCACGCTCGACGGCGCACTCCAGTGTATGCGCCAGGGGGCCTTCGACTACATCGTGAAGCCGTTTTCGCTGGAGCAGATCGACGTCGCGCTCAAGCGTGCGGAAAATTACGACCAGCTCGTCCGCGTCAACCAGTATTACACCAAGGAGCTGAACCCGAAGAGCGAGCTGCTCGGCCAGTCGCCCGCCGTGCTGCAGCTGAAGAAGGTGATCCGCAAGGTTGCCGCGACCGAGGCCACCGTGCTGGTGCTGGGCGAAAACGGCACCGGCAAGGAGCTGGTGGCCAACGAGCTGCACCGCCTGAGCAATCTGGCGGACCGGCCTTTTATTAAGGTCAATTGCGCGGCCATCTCCGAGAGCCTGATCGAGAGCGAATTTTTCGGGCACGAAAAGGGCGCCTTTACCGGCGCCGCCGCCCGCAAGCCGGGTCGCTTCGAACTCGCCGACGGCGGCACGATCCTGCTCGACGAAATCGGCGAAATTTCCCCGCGCATCCAGGCCAAGCTTTTGCGCGTTTTGCAGGAGCGTGAATTCGAGCGTGTCGGCGGCACAAAAACGATCTCCGTGAAGGTGCGCGTGATCGCCACCACCAACCGCGACCTGCTGGAGGCGGTGCGGCGCGGCGAATTCCGCGAAGACCTTTATTACCGGCTGAGCGTGTTCCCCATCGATGTGCCTTCGTTACGCGAGCGGGGTGAAGACATCCTGCTGCTCGCCCGGTCCTTTGCCCAACGCTTTGCCCAAAAGCACCGGCAGGCAGGCAAGGGCTTTACGCCGGATGCGGAGCAGCGCCTGATGCAGCACCCGTGGCCCGGCAATGTGCGCGAGCTGCACAATACGATCGAGCGGGCGGTGATCCTGACCGAGCCGAACCAGCCGATCGAAGTCATTTCCCTCCATTTGCCCCGCCCTCGCCAAGCGGCACCTTCGCCCTACGGGGCGCCTCCTGCTGGCGGCTACCCGCCGGCAGGCGTCTACGGCGGCTACCCGCATGGCGTCGGCGATACACCCCCGATCGTCAATGGCGGCACATTTGCGGCGGGCAGCCAACCACCCCCGGGCTACGGCTTCCCCTACCCCGGCTACATGCCGCCCAATGCCGGTTACCCGCAGTATCCGCAGACTCCGCCCCCTCAGCACTACGCACCGCCCCCGGCCCAGATGCCTCCCCCGGAGCCGAGCCGTACCGTGCCCACGATGCCCGACCCGCTCGACTTCGGCGATGACGACGACGAGGCGGCAGACGAAAAGCCGGTGACGCCTCGGGCCGCCGCCACGCCTTCGCCAGAAACTGACAGCGGCGAGCTGATGAGCCTCGAAGATCTGGAACGCCGCCAGATCCTCAAAGCTTTGGAGGTGACGGAAGGCAATCGCGCCAAGGCTGCCGAAATGCTGAAAATTTCTACCCGGACATTGCGTAACAAAATCAACCAATACCGGGATGAGGGGTTGGTTATTGAATAA
- a CDS encoding response regulator, producing the protein MATVLIVEDDLLARTLLKRFLEGAAHQACFADTVLGGWQLLQATINVDMVVLDNVLGEEFGWQFLRDLRSDPIFRELPVLVYTATSDRGSVIKYLKMGVQNILVKPYVKGRVMEELDKALNFSWRDKLFEPVEHVCHRLDLDEDEYYRMLHLNAETILDVVHSLKGAIGTTRMRKSTSYLEKFTSISRVLGVSALDDLTDRLQRHLLEEDLNLSLTALRQAEVIAKLMQHRFAVHFQIQSDKDLGESISQKEAVGAARREVRKQEWTRQARNAAREAWQQMTHAPFHDFARLITHAQIPPARWDAATLPPGQRYLGPSLRPWLHRPLSEENTLDFLSQIPGLPVHLGRIVSTENDRVSGARALKKALDIFGAAPLLAAMLLSYWQDEARRLHNPLDLRPLAKYTLANVILYWELSRKLPLAREVPLAGLMPLLGQWLWATTQPVRYAVLLAQAQASMTAFMEGAYRIFAESAEETAFRWLMENQAPAALVASARDFQRPEQAEGHLARIVASMAQLADALNAGMSFGFRGYLQEDGTDAFVHASAWQVLKTCDVEMSLAPAELLSALDPLLKRIPRQVELMLELPSMPLLPEAYATV; encoded by the coding sequence ATGGCCACCGTTCTGATTGTCGAAGACGATCTTCTGGCGCGGACGCTCCTCAAGCGGTTTCTTGAGGGTGCCGCGCACCAGGCATGCTTTGCCGATACCGTTTTGGGCGGCTGGCAGCTGCTGCAGGCAACGATCAATGTCGACATGGTGGTGCTCGACAATGTGTTAGGTGAGGAATTCGGGTGGCAGTTTTTGCGCGACTTGCGCAGTGATCCCATCTTTCGCGAGCTGCCCGTGCTTGTCTACACCGCCACTTCCGACCGCGGCTCCGTCATCAAATACCTGAAGATGGGCGTCCAGAACATCCTCGTGAAGCCTTACGTGAAGGGCCGCGTGATGGAAGAGCTGGACAAGGCATTGAATTTTTCGTGGCGCGACAAGCTGTTCGAGCCGGTGGAGCACGTCTGCCATCGCCTGGACCTCGACGAGGATGAGTATTACCGGATGCTCCACCTCAACGCCGAGACGATCCTGGATGTGGTGCACAGCCTCAAGGGCGCTATCGGCACCACCCGGATGCGCAAGAGCACGTCTTACCTGGAGAAGTTTACCAGCATCTCCCGCGTGCTCGGGGTCTCCGCGCTCGACGACCTCACCGACCGTCTGCAAAGGCACTTGCTGGAGGAAGATCTCAATCTTTCGCTGACCGCGCTGCGCCAGGCGGAGGTGATCGCCAAGCTGATGCAGCATCGCTTTGCCGTCCACTTCCAGATCCAAAGCGACAAGGACCTCGGGGAGAGCATCAGTCAGAAGGAGGCCGTTGGGGCCGCCCGCCGCGAAGTCCGCAAACAGGAATGGACGCGGCAGGCGCGCAATGCCGCCCGCGAAGCGTGGCAGCAGATGACGCACGCGCCTTTTCACGATTTTGCCCGGCTCATCACGCACGCGCAAATACCCCCTGCCCGTTGGGATGCCGCAACCTTGCCCCCGGGCCAGCGCTACCTCGGCCCCAGCCTGCGCCCTTGGCTCCACCGCCCGCTGAGTGAAGAAAACACGCTCGACTTCCTGTCGCAGATCCCGGGTCTTCCAGTGCACCTTGGGCGAATCGTCTCGACGGAAAACGACCGCGTCTCGGGCGCGCGGGCCTTAAAAAAAGCGCTCGATATCTTTGGAGCCGCGCCTTTGCTCGCCGCCATGCTGCTGAGCTACTGGCAAGACGAGGCGCGACGCCTGCACAACCCGCTCGACCTGCGCCCGCTGGCCAAATACACCCTCGCCAACGTCATCCTCTATTGGGAGTTGAGCCGTAAGCTGCCGCTGGCCCGCGAGGTGCCGCTGGCCGGCCTGATGCCCTTGCTGGGCCAGTGGCTGTGGGCTACGACCCAACCGGTGCGCTATGCAGTGCTGCTCGCACAGGCGCAGGCCAGCATGACGGCCTTTATGGAGGGTGCTTACCGGATTTTTGCCGAATCGGCCGAGGAAACGGCCTTCCGCTGGCTGATGGAAAACCAGGCCCCGGCCGCCCTCGTCGCCTCCGCCCGCGACTTTCAACGGCCCGAGCAGGCGGAGGGGCACCTGGCCCGGATTGTGGCCTCGATGGCCCAACTGGCGGATGCACTCAACGCCGGCATGTCGTTCGGCTTCCGCGGCTACTTGCAGGAAGATGGGACCGATGCGTTTGTCCATGCCAGCGCCTGGCAGGTCTTGAAAACGTGCGATGTGGAGATGTCGCTCGCCCCGGCCGAGCTGCTGAGCGCGCTCGATCCGCTGTTGAAGCGTATCCCGCGGCAGGTGGAACTGATGTTGGAGCTACCCTCGATGCCGCTCTTGCCGGAGGCCTATGCCACCGTTTGA
- a CDS encoding chemotaxis protein CheX — MKTTALPEKISGERLEALVIEAVDRFFSTMVGTEATFVSSAMMVEKEQKSFDEDEAPPPAGELPLKSKGLVVAAVGFCGELDGVAYLYFTETLAESVTCGFLGMEMEDVRGNHEVVNDALGEVANMTIGTIKNTLSQFGYECRLTVPSIVRGSNFTIQSSSGVHRQRFEFSLYQDTLLVDMMFKRTA; from the coding sequence ATGAAAACGACCGCCCTACCTGAAAAAATCTCTGGAGAACGCCTTGAGGCCTTGGTCATCGAAGCAGTGGACCGCTTCTTCTCGACCATGGTGGGGACGGAGGCTACGTTTGTCAGCTCCGCTATGATGGTGGAAAAGGAACAGAAAAGCTTCGATGAAGACGAGGCTCCCCCGCCCGCCGGCGAGCTGCCCCTCAAGTCCAAAGGCCTTGTCGTGGCTGCGGTCGGTTTCTGCGGCGAGCTCGACGGCGTCGCCTACCTCTATTTCACCGAGACTCTGGCCGAAAGCGTTACCTGCGGCTTCCTCGGGATGGAAATGGAAGATGTGCGCGGCAACCACGAAGTCGTCAACGACGCTCTCGGCGAAGTGGCCAACATGACCATCGGCACGATCAAGAATACCCTTTCCCAGTTTGGTTACGAATGTCGCCTGACAGTGCCCTCGATCGTGCGCGGCAGCAATTTCACCATCCAGTCTTCTTCCGGCGTGCACCGTCAGCGTTTTGAATTTAGCCTTTACCAGGACACGCTTCTTGTGGACATGATGTTCAAGCGCACCGCCTAG
- a CDS encoding response regulator — protein MSLKILTVDDSRAVRIIVKKAFRSYDCEVMEASNGVEGLALAAKEQPDIILLDVTMPVMDGIEMLTKLKADPSLKSIPVIMLTAEAGREAVLRIAKLGIRDYIVKPFKEEVLIEKAGRVIDLRPADEKVSKAKRLSDSVDILVVEDKPIIIDQISKGLAHLHWKIHGVSTTGGTIDFCQKQMPDLIIISLSLPEEGAFSLFRILRAQHKTKYVPAFGLVVKTDVEMQQKAQQLGFNSIVTKPIDFADLETKVAKAINLDTSERYFTYDEDYLIIHLPHNTNAYMLTEVQNYMKAKIADAVDKGFYKVILDASRLQKIDMETIKMMVHAKEICQDLTLTLILVGNDAVKGECGAYEETRNWTFYSSIDQAKTQPMGGGSGSAQPEAAEIEL, from the coding sequence ATGAGTCTTAAAATTCTCACAGTCGACGACTCCCGTGCCGTTCGCATCATCGTCAAAAAGGCTTTCCGGAGCTATGACTGCGAAGTGATGGAAGCTTCCAACGGTGTTGAGGGTTTGGCGCTGGCGGCAAAAGAGCAACCCGATATCATCCTGCTGGACGTTACGATGCCGGTGATGGATGGGATCGAGATGCTGACCAAGCTCAAGGCCGACCCTTCCCTCAAATCCATCCCCGTCATCATGCTTACGGCCGAGGCCGGTCGTGAAGCTGTGCTGCGCATCGCCAAGCTCGGCATCCGCGACTACATCGTGAAGCCCTTCAAGGAAGAAGTGCTGATCGAAAAGGCAGGCCGCGTGATCGACCTGCGCCCGGCCGATGAAAAGGTGAGCAAGGCCAAGCGTCTTTCGGACTCGGTGGACATCCTCGTCGTCGAAGACAAGCCGATCATCATCGACCAGATCAGCAAGGGCCTCGCGCACCTGCACTGGAAGATCCACGGCGTCTCCACCACCGGCGGCACGATCGACTTCTGCCAAAAGCAGATGCCCGACCTGATCATCATCAGCCTTTCCCTGCCCGAAGAAGGCGCATTCTCCCTCTTCCGCATCCTGCGCGCCCAGCACAAGACCAAGTATGTGCCCGCGTTTGGCCTCGTGGTGAAGACCGATGTGGAGATGCAGCAAAAGGCCCAGCAGCTTGGCTTCAACAGCATCGTGACCAAGCCGATCGACTTTGCCGACCTCGAGACCAAGGTGGCCAAGGCCATCAATCTCGATACCTCGGAGCGCTACTTTACCTACGATGAGGACTACCTCATCATCCACCTGCCGCACAACACCAACGCCTACATGCTGACCGAAGTTCAGAACTACATGAAGGCCAAGATTGCGGACGCGGTGGACAAGGGCTTCTACAAGGTGATCCTCGACGCCAGCCGCCTGCAGAAGATCGATATGGAAACCATCAAGATGATGGTGCACGCCAAGGAGATCTGCCAGGACCTGACCCTGACCTTGATCCTCGTCGGCAACGACGCGGTGAAGGGCGAATGCGGTGCCTACGAGGAAACCCGCAACTGGACGTTCTACAGCAGCATCGACCAGGCCAAGACGCAGCCCATGGGCGGCGGCAGCGGCAGCGCCCAGCCGGAAGCGGCCGAGATCGAGCTGTAA
- a CDS encoding sulfotransferase domain-containing protein, translating into MRAGVLIFGSSMADRLYVFFGHHKCATSWVVEICRFVADYTGRNFGSYDNPRQYAGDLAAAVQREGTDILCLRNAKESERQQLPEFLGFHLIRDPRDILVSGYFSHRNSHPTEGWAELSAHRERLQQLSQSEGLIAEMEFSASVFRDLASWNYGAANVLEMKYERFVQNPYQAMLDAFDFLGLVNWHEPKAGDWVRDVGVLYHHKLKRRLPWWPCNPTPAQVPQYLLLGKCHENRFSRLAGGRREGQEDKQSHYRKGAAGDWVEHFTPEVTTAFRERFPRLVETLGYAW; encoded by the coding sequence ATGCGGGCGGGCGTCCTCATCTTCGGCTCCAGCATGGCAGACAGGCTTTACGTCTTCTTCGGTCACCACAAATGCGCCACCTCCTGGGTGGTCGAGATCTGCCGTTTTGTGGCCGACTACACGGGCCGAAATTTTGGGAGCTACGACAACCCTCGCCAATATGCCGGGGACCTGGCGGCAGCGGTCCAGCGCGAGGGCACCGACATCCTGTGCCTGCGCAACGCGAAGGAGAGCGAACGCCAGCAGCTGCCGGAGTTTCTTGGGTTCCACCTGATCCGCGACCCGCGCGACATCCTGGTGTCGGGCTACTTTTCGCACCGCAACTCCCACCCCACCGAGGGCTGGGCGGAGCTGAGCGCCCACCGCGAACGCTTGCAGCAGCTGTCGCAGAGCGAGGGCTTGATCGCCGAAATGGAGTTTAGCGCCAGCGTTTTCAGGGACTTGGCGAGCTGGAACTATGGAGCCGCTAACGTGCTGGAGATGAAATACGAGCGCTTTGTCCAGAACCCTTATCAGGCGATGCTGGATGCGTTCGACTTTCTGGGCCTCGTGAACTGGCATGAGCCCAAGGCGGGCGATTGGGTGCGCGATGTCGGCGTGCTCTATCACCATAAGCTGAAGCGCCGCCTGCCGTGGTGGCCTTGCAACCCCACGCCGGCGCAGGTGCCGCAATACCTGCTGCTGGGCAAGTGCCACGAAAACCGTTTTTCCCGCTTGGCCGGTGGGCGCCGGGAGGGGCAGGAAGACAAGCAGAGCCATTACCGCAAGGGCGCGGCGGGCGACTGGGTCGAGCACTTTACGCCGGAGGTCACGACTGCCTTTCGCGAGCGCTTCCCTCGCCTGGTCGAGACGCTGGGCTACGCCTGGTAG
- a CDS encoding DEAD/DEAH box helicase: MIDTATEETPTVENNTPLPSFSELGLAEPVLKAVLEKGYERPTPIQAQAIPVLLQGRDLTGGSQTGTGKTAAFCLPILSNLMKGGHQKNPRCLILEPTRELAQQVIAQLEVYGKYLDLKIALLHGGVKYTKQREALDAGVDIVVATPGRLLDHMQQKALTLKNLEVLVLDEADRMLDMGFMPDVRRILDQCPEKRQSLLFSATIPPAIEKLAERMLVEPAQIRIGGGRKPAETINHAIYPVDDRQKFDLLVSLLEQTEYHSVLIFTRTKAGADIIGNWLNLHLPGKSVVLHSDRTQSQREKALKEFKDGKCEILVATDIVARGIDISGVSHVINYDVPENAEDYVHRIGRTGRAAKTGDAVTLYTAQDKDFLGAIERFIGKTIERKQLDGFDYAYTPAMSHEKTRKKKRNRGFQAPGSHTPRWHR, from the coding sequence ATGATCGATACCGCTACGGAAGAAACACCTACCGTCGAAAACAACACTCCGCTCCCCAGCTTTTCCGAACTCGGCCTCGCCGAGCCCGTCCTCAAGGCCGTGCTGGAAAAGGGTTACGAGCGCCCGACACCGATTCAGGCCCAGGCTATCCCGGTCCTTTTACAAGGCAGGGACTTGACCGGCGGCTCGCAGACCGGCACCGGCAAGACGGCCGCCTTCTGCCTCCCCATCCTTTCCAATCTGATGAAGGGCGGGCACCAGAAAAACCCCCGCTGCCTCATCCTCGAGCCCACGCGCGAGCTTGCCCAGCAGGTCATCGCCCAGCTCGAAGTCTACGGGAAGTACCTCGACCTCAAGATCGCCCTCCTGCACGGCGGTGTGAAGTATACCAAGCAGCGTGAAGCCCTCGATGCGGGCGTCGACATCGTCGTCGCTACCCCGGGCCGTCTGCTCGACCACATGCAGCAGAAGGCGCTGACGCTCAAGAACCTCGAAGTGCTCGTGCTTGACGAAGCCGACCGCATGCTCGACATGGGCTTCATGCCCGACGTGCGTCGCATTCTCGACCAATGCCCCGAGAAGCGCCAAAGCCTGCTCTTCTCCGCCACCATCCCGCCCGCGATTGAAAAGCTGGCCGAGCGCATGCTCGTGGAGCCCGCGCAAATCCGCATCGGCGGAGGTCGCAAGCCGGCCGAGACGATCAACCACGCGATCTACCCGGTGGATGACCGCCAGAAGTTCGACCTGCTTGTCTCCCTACTGGAGCAGACGGAGTATCACAGCGTCCTCATCTTTACCCGCACCAAGGCCGGGGCCGACATCATTGGCAACTGGCTCAACCTCCACCTCCCCGGGAAGTCCGTCGTCCTCCATAGCGACCGCACCCAGAGCCAGCGCGAAAAGGCGCTCAAGGAGTTCAAGGACGGCAAGTGCGAAATCCTCGTCGCGACCGACATCGTGGCGCGCGGTATCGACATCAGCGGCGTCAGCCATGTCATCAACTACGACGTGCCCGAAAACGCCGAAGATTACGTGCACCGCATCGGCCGGACCGGTCGTGCCGCCAAGACAGGCGACGCCGTGACGCTCTACACCGCGCAAGACAAGGACTTCCTGGGCGCGATCGAGCGCTTCATCGGCAAGACGATCGAGCGCAAGCAGCTCGACGGCTTCGACTACGCCTACACGCCCGCCATGTCGCACGAAAAGACGCGCAAGAAGAAGCGCAACCGCGGCTTCCAGGCCCCCGGCTCGCATACGCCCCGCTGGCACCGCTAA
- a CDS encoding PIN domain-containing protein: MLAIDTNILFYAFAAGRPEHPAALAWLKDQHTRSDVVISEFVLVEFYRLLRNATLLDRPKSASEAAAIIQHYRQHPSWRTLGFNQNSQLVHDRLWERAASQTFSTRAIFDVRLAISLQDHGVDELATRNVRDFEAMGFRKVFDPLASAQK; this comes from the coding sequence ATGTTAGCCATTGACACAAACATACTCTTCTACGCTTTTGCGGCGGGGCGACCTGAGCATCCAGCTGCGTTGGCGTGGTTGAAAGACCAGCATACTCGCAGCGATGTGGTGATATCAGAATTTGTCTTGGTGGAATTTTATAGGCTCCTGAGGAACGCGACGTTACTGGATCGCCCCAAGTCTGCCTCCGAAGCTGCGGCGATCATTCAACATTATCGGCAGCATCCAAGTTGGCGCACACTTGGATTTAATCAGAACAGTCAACTTGTGCATGACCGCCTCTGGGAGCGAGCGGCTTCACAAACCTTTTCTACGCGCGCCATATTTGACGTGCGTTTGGCCATTAGTTTGCAGGACCACGGCGTGGATGAGTTAGCTACACGAAACGTCAGGGATTTTGAAGCCATGGGGTTTCGAAAAGTATTCGATCCGTTAGCCTCTGCCCAAAAGTAA
- a CDS encoding antitoxin — MVKTQVQIPDHLYTEAKRVSKDYEMSFAEVVRRGLERIVTDYPPRLAARDWQFPQPEDLGYKDFDDEMLKRLAQEEEPRL, encoded by the coding sequence ATGGTTAAAACGCAGGTTCAGATTCCTGATCACTTATATACTGAAGCAAAGCGGGTTTCTAAGGATTATGAAATGAGCTTTGCTGAGGTCGTCAGAAGAGGGTTGGAGCGCATCGTGACGGATTATCCTCCTCGACTAGCCGCACGAGACTGGCAATTTCCGCAGCCAGAAGATCTCGGCTACAAGGATTTCGACGATGAAATGCTGAAGCGGTTAGCTCAGGAGGAAGAGCCGCGTCTGTAA